One Rosa chinensis cultivar Old Blush chromosome 5, RchiOBHm-V2, whole genome shotgun sequence genomic region harbors:
- the LOC112203642 gene encoding bifunctional aspartate aminotransferase and glutamate/aspartate-prephenate aminotransferase has protein sequence MYVLDVEHSVIGRRFVEPLRPGVVPVILLATGKPDFDNSSIVAEARINAIRERYTRYTPNAGTLELHQQFVMSDEIYEHIIYAPATHTSFASLPCMWERTLTVNGFSGIYSRR, from the exons ATGTATGTCCTCGATGTGGAGCACTCAGTCATTGGGCGTAGATTTGTAGAGCCTTTGAGA CCAGGCGTAGTCCCCGTGATCCTATTAGCCACTGGCAAGCCCGATTTCGACAACTCTTCCATCGTAGCTGAG GCGAGGATCAATGCGATTCGGGAGAGGTATACCAGGTACACACCAAATGCAGGGACTTTGGAGTTGCATCAGCAATTT GTTATGTCTGATGAAATTTATGAACACATAATATATGCTCCAGCAACTCACACGAGCTTTGCATCTTTGCCATGCATGTGGGAGAGGACTTTGACAGTCAATGGGTTTTCTGGTATATACTCAAGACGATGA